The Glutamicibacter mishrai DNA window ATTGCGATTATAAGCATGATGCAGCTCATAAAAGCGAACTGTTCTTGACTTAGTCCCGTCATCTTTTGTGATGTACTTACTGACATGGAGCAACAGGACTATCCCATGAATTTGTCGGCGGATTCCCCGCTGTTCCGCGAAGTCGTTGACCTGGAGCGGCATTTGCTCGATCCTTCGCTTCGCCACGATGGAGCGTGGCTGGAAGGCGTCCTGCATGAGCAGTTTTACGAAATTGGCGCGAGCGGACGGACCTTCGACAGGTCTGAAGCCATCACCCTGCTCGCGGCTGAAGATCCGGATGCTCCTGCACTGCATGTCGTGGATCCGTCGGCAGTCCGTCTGGCAGAGGATCTGGTCCAATTGCGCTGGGCCACTGATGGGTCCCGCCCCGCGATGCGCAGTTCCTTGTGGATTCGGGATGCGGGCCGATGGCAAATGTTCTTCCATCAAGGCACGCTCACGGCCCAACCTGTGCGTGATCCCGAGCGGGCAGGGAATGCGCCGTCGGCTGAGCCTGAAGATGTGTACACTGTCAGGAACCTGAAGTCCACCGACGCCGCCGCGGTGCATGAGGCTTTCATCTCGCACCCGGATATGGCGCGGCAGGGCGATGCCGATACCCCTGAGAAAGCGCGGGCTTACGTTGATTTTCTGCTGGGCAATGACCAGGTTCAATGCCCGCTGGCCATCACGATCAACGATCGTTTAGTGGGCTTGGTGTGCGGTACCGTGGATCGCTCGAATGCCAACGCGTGGATCTGGTATTGGATGCATCATGAATACCGTGGCCGGTCGCTGACCACCAGGGCCGTGGCGGCCTTGGTTGATCACCTTTACGACGAGCTGGGCTTGTTCCGGCTGGAGCTCGGCCTGCGGGCCAATAATCCTGGATCCCGGCACGTGGCTGAGAGCAATGGCTTCCTGCGCGAAGGAATAGAGCGTGGCAAGTTCCTTGTTGATGGCGAACGCATCGACGTCTACACCTATGCCCGCCTGAGAACAGATCCGCCAGCGAACGTGCAGCCCTTGCCGCTCAAGCGCGCGTAGCGATTTGCTTTGAACGCAAAATAGCCGCGGAATCCGTGGTGGATTCCGCGACTATTTTTGTGTCCCTTTTAGGTTCTGTTCGGGATGGTTAGATACCTGGCGACGTTGGCGGTGCTGGCGGTGCCGAATCCGGACCGTTGGAGCTCAGCTTGTCGGTATCGATCTTGTTGAGGGTACGAGCGGCTGCCTCGCGACCACCAAGGCCGAATGCGAGAGCGGCTGCAAGAGCTGCACCGATGACAATTGCGCCGAAGGCCATGTTGATGATCGAGTCAGCGATTCCCATGTACTTCAGGCCCATTGCCACGAACAGTGCAATGGCGGTGTAGCGGATGATCTTCGACGCGGTGGTGTCACCCATGAACTTGCCGATGACGTTAGCCACGACGAAGCCAGCGGCAACGATTGCCGCACCGAAGAGGATCTTGCCGCCCAGTTCCAGAATCTCGTTCAGGATGTTGGTGATTGCCGGGAAGTTCAGCATCTGGGCTGCCATCACACCGAAGAACAGTACGATTGCGATCTTCACGATGCCGGCGATGATGCCCGATGCACTCTTGCCTTCTGGGACAACGCCCCAGCCAGCAACGACGCGGTCAGTGCCGACACCCTGCAAGGTGGACTCCAACAACTGGCCAACAAACTTTGCGATCAGGAAGCCAACTGCCAGAAGGACCAGGGCCATGATGACCTGTGGGATGGCAGTGAAGACCAGCTGCAGCATTTGCTCGGCAGGCTGCGAAATCGCGGCGATGCCCAAGACCTGCAGAGCAGAGATTGCGACGACCAGCAGGATCAGGGCGAAGACGATGTTCGCGATGATGTCAACGATCTTTGCTTGGGTTTCGCGAGACTGAATCTCATCTACTGGCTCGTCGCCTGGGGTCAGCTTGCGGACAATGCCGCTGAAGTCGACCGTTCCCAGACCAGTGGTCAGCAGCTGTCGAACAATGTTGGCGATGACGTAGCCGATAAAGAAGATAAAGCCGGCGCCGATGAGGTTCGGGATGAACGCCATGACTCCGCCGAGCAGGCCCTGGACCGGCGTAAGAACTTCAGAAAGCGCGAAGACCTGAAGGATTGCGACGAGACCAAAGAGCCAAACAATCAGTCCAGCGACCTTGCCTAGAGACTGGCCTATTTGAGCTCCGTCATTTCCCTGCTTCTGCAGGAACTTCACCCTGGATACGAGCTTGGCTGCAGCCCAGCGAACTATTCGCGCCACAAGCCACGTAACGATGAGAATGACTAGCGCAATGCCTACCTTTTGTAGCATTGACGCCCAGTCGATGTTGCCTAAGACGTTCTCAGATTGCATGTCTGCTCCTTCAACGTAGGGACATCTCGACCCTACGATGAAGGACCAGCGCTGACTAGGGCAAAGAGTTAAATTCCCAGCTGGTTTCATGGAACTTCCACAGCTTCAACTACTAAAACCGAAGCCGTAGATACGAGATTCAACGGAAAACGCAGAAAGTGACCTAGAACACTACTGGATCACGAAAAATTTGAAAGCTCGCAAACCTTCAATCCCGTGAATTTCCTTGGAGTGACTTGTAGTTTCTGCTTTTCGACGCTAGCTCCAACGCCGAAAAGCAGAGACTTCACGCTTTATTCAACTACTTCGCTGACAACTTTTGCGCCGAACTCAACTGTGCGTGAAACGGTGCAGTATTTGTCATGCGACAACTTCACGATTCGTTCGACCATGCTGGCCGCCTTGCGTCCTTCATCGGTATCGGGGAACTTCAAATCGAACCCGAGATGAATGTCATCCATACGGCTGGCACCGTCCTCGGATAGCTTGTATCCGCTGGCGAGTACATCAAATTTCTCTGGTTCGCTCCGGCGGGTTGTTGCCACATCAACGTCAATGGACGAGCAGCCAGCAATGGCGGCAAGCAGCAGCTCCACCGGGGTCAGCAAGCCCTCTCCTTGGCCGAATTCAATGCTTGCACCGCTCTCAAGGCTGGTAGCTGTGTACTTTCGTGATTCGGTGCGCTGAACACTGACTTCGCGGATTTCTCGGCTATTTTCACTCATGAAACTATCGTGCCACGTTATTCGCTGATGAAAAGTCGTAGCGCAATACGACCCTGGACGAATCCCCTTGCGCACTGGATGGCGTTTGCTGGAATCCGCAGGTTCGGAAAAATTCAATGGCCTGTGTGCGTCGAGAATCCAGATGCACAGCCACTTCCGGGCAACGCTCGGTGATATGGCTCAGCAAGAGCCGGCCCACCCCGTGGTGACGATCTGCATGGCGTACCCAAAGGATCTCGATTTCCGACTCATTCCAGGCTGCAAAACCCAGGATCTGCTCACCTTGCTGGGCGATGCGGACCTGCAAGGATTGGGAATACACCGATTCCAAAGCGGCAGCGACAGCATCCAGATCAGCTGCCGACAAGAAGTCCAAACGACGTTCGACCGAACTTTTCCAGACATCCAATAAGTCTGGAACCTCATCGATACTCGTCCATTCACGAAGAACAATTTGGTCTTCCATACGTTGTTTCCTGCTTTCGAACAACCACTGATAATGCTTGAGGGAAATCTAATCCCACAACAGACTTTACTCAACAACTATTTTGAGTATTGATCGTCCTGCCGAATTGTGAATATCGCCCAAGTACCGGTCTACTTTGGCAACAGCAGTCTTTGAACTTTTTCCGCCCAAGTCCGCAATTCGCCCTCGACTATTTCAGGTTGCTCAATATGCACGTTGTGCCCTGCTTGCTCAATGACGTTTATGCGAAGTTCGGCGTAACGCGTGGCCAGAAGATGAGGGTCTTCGAAACCAGTGACGTGGTCATGACGCCCACACACGATGGAAACCGGATTGGACAACCGACCTTCACGATGCAGTGGAAGAGGCTGGAGAAAATAGCGTTTGGAAAGCTTGGCCATCGCTCGCAAATTGGCCGACACAAGACCCGGTAGAACCCATTCGGAGAATCGTTCCCAGGCTGGACGCGTTTGAATGACTGCGACGTCGGTGAACAGCTGTTTGTCCCTCTCACTGAGCGACTCCAGCAAATCCTGATCCGCTACGGCCACCGCAGGATCAGGAAGCGTGCGCTGCTTGCTGTCCGCGTATACTGCCGGAGCGATGAGGAACATTCCCTGCACGGAGTCGCTAAACCTGTCAGCCATTTCCTGGCACAGCAGCCCACCCATGGAATTTCCCAGCAACGCGAAAGGCCCGTTGCCGACAATAGCGCCGATTTCATGTTCCAACCAGTCAGCAAGTTCCGGCAAACCGCCAGCATCGGCCAGCGGTTCACACTGCCCAAAGCCGGGCAAATCCAGATAATGACGTTCGAACACCCCAGACTCGGCGAGCACTTCATCCAGCGGCAACAGGATTCGATGGTCTACCCCGTTGCCATGGACCATGAATAGCGGCATGCCACTGCCGTGGATTTTGTGCAACGTACTGAGCTCATTTCCTCATCTGAACCGGCGGGGCCTGTGCGACCTGCACAGACCACAGCTCCCGGAATTCCGCCCCTCCTGCTTTAGAGCGTGCACGGTTAGTGGCTTGGGGCCGGCAGTATGCAGAATTCGTTGCCGGATGGATCCAAGAATACTTGCCAGGGAACCTCGCCCCACGCATGCGGCAGCTTGGTTGCCCCAGTGTCGAGCACCATGGCCAGAATCTGTTCCACGTCGTCTCCCGCTTCCAGCCGCAGATCCAGATGGACGGAAGATTTAGCGGACGTTTTCGGATGCTTCTCAGGCACCAGCACAATCATTGGTCCGAGACCGGCCGGATGCTTGAGCACTGTCGACGAGTGCTCGGCAGGTTGAAATCCGGTG harbors:
- a CDS encoding GNAT family N-acetyltransferase, encoding MNLSADSPLFREVVDLERHLLDPSLRHDGAWLEGVLHEQFYEIGASGRTFDRSEAITLLAAEDPDAPALHVVDPSAVRLAEDLVQLRWATDGSRPAMRSSLWIRDAGRWQMFFHQGTLTAQPVRDPERAGNAPSAEPEDVYTVRNLKSTDAAAVHEAFISHPDMARQGDADTPEKARAYVDFLLGNDQVQCPLAITINDRLVGLVCGTVDRSNANAWIWYWMHHEYRGRSLTTRAVAALVDHLYDELGLFRLELGLRANNPGSRHVAESNGFLREGIERGKFLVDGERIDVYTYARLRTDPPANVQPLPLKRA
- a CDS encoding mechanosensitive ion channel, with the translated sequence MQSENVLGNIDWASMLQKVGIALVILIVTWLVARIVRWAAAKLVSRVKFLQKQGNDGAQIGQSLGKVAGLIVWLFGLVAILQVFALSEVLTPVQGLLGGVMAFIPNLIGAGFIFFIGYVIANIVRQLLTTGLGTVDFSGIVRKLTPGDEPVDEIQSRETQAKIVDIIANIVFALILLVVAISALQVLGIAAISQPAEQMLQLVFTAIPQVIMALVLLAVGFLIAKFVGQLLESTLQGVGTDRVVAGWGVVPEGKSASGIIAGIVKIAIVLFFGVMAAQMLNFPAITNILNEILELGGKILFGAAIVAAGFVVANVIGKFMGDTTASKIIRYTAIALFVAMGLKYMGIADSIINMAFGAIVIGAALAAALAFGLGGREAAARTLNKIDTDKLSSNGPDSAPPAPPTSPGI
- a CDS encoding OsmC family protein, with the translated sequence MSENSREIREVSVQRTESRKYTATSLESGASIEFGQGEGLLTPVELLLAAIAGCSSIDVDVATTRRSEPEKFDVLASGYKLSEDGASRMDDIHLGFDLKFPDTDEGRKAASMVERIVKLSHDKYCTVSRTVEFGAKVVSEVVE
- a CDS encoding GNAT family N-acetyltransferase, translating into MEDQIVLREWTSIDEVPDLLDVWKSSVERRLDFLSAADLDAVAAALESVYSQSLQVRIAQQGEQILGFAAWNESEIEILWVRHADRHHGVGRLLLSHITERCPEVAVHLDSRRTQAIEFFRTCGFQQTPSSAQGDSSRVVLRYDFSSANNVAR
- a CDS encoding alpha/beta fold hydrolase, producing MHKIHGSGMPLFMVHGNGVDHRILLPLDEVLAESGVFERHYLDLPGFGQCEPLADAGGLPELADWLEHEIGAIVGNGPFALLGNSMGGLLCQEMADRFSDSVQGMFLIAPAVYADSKQRTLPDPAVAVADQDLLESLSERDKQLFTDVAVIQTRPAWERFSEWVLPGLVSANLRAMAKLSKRYFLQPLPLHREGRLSNPVSIVCGRHDHVTGFEDPHLLATRYAELRINVIEQAGHNVHIEQPEIVEGELRTWAEKVQRLLLPK